The following proteins are encoded in a genomic region of Anabas testudineus chromosome 13, fAnaTes1.2, whole genome shotgun sequence:
- the gap43 gene encoding neuromodulin: MLCCIRRTKPVEKNEEADQKIEQDGTTNKPEDKAHKAATKIQASFRGHITRKKMKDGEEEKEGDSPAAAEEATEGGEEEKKAEGEETLAKEEEAAGEEAKKEEEETSQAKSPVADKPDNSPAAAAASPSGAATSTVAAAPAATSPTAATAPSEPQKEEPKAEEKAEEKPKDVEAPVAAAKSPTTATAEEKKEEKSEENKEEARQADVPAAVSPTAEKEEPNQTKDKQDAAEESKAEEATPADAAAEATESKDD, translated from the exons ATGCTGTGCTGCATAAGAAGAACCAAACCG GTGGAGAAGAATGAGGAGGCGGACCAGAAGATTGAACAGGATGGTACCACCAATAAACCCGAGGACAAGGCCCACAAGGCTGCCACCAAAATACAGGCTAGCTTCCGTGGACACATAACTCGGAAAAAGATGAAAGacggagaggaagagaaggaaggagacagtcctgctgctgcagaggaagcaacagagggaggagaggaggaaaagaaagcagagggagaggagacacTTGcaaaggaggaggaagctgcaggagaggaggccaagaaggaggaagaggagacaagCCAAGCCAAAAGCCCAGTGGCAGACAAGCCAGATAActctccagcagctgctgctgcctctccttCAGGCGCAGCTACGTCTACTGTAGCGGCTGCCCCAGCTGCTACCTCTCCTACGGCTGCTACAGCACCCTCTGAGCCCCAAAAAGAGGAGCCAAAGGCAGAAGAAAAAGCTGAGGAGAAGCCCAAAGATGTGGAGGCCCCAGTGGCGGCAGCCAAGAGTCCcaccacagccacagctgaggagaagaaagaggagaagagtgaAGAGAATAAGGAGGAGGCCAGACAAGCCGATGtgcctgctgctgtcagcccaACAGCTGAGAAGGAGGAGCCTAAccaaacaaaagataaacaag ATGCTGCAGAGGAATCTAAAGCAGAGGAGGCCACCCCGGCAGATGCCGCTGCAGAGGCCACTGAGTCCAAGGATGACTAA